In Mycobacterium sp. Aquia_216, a genomic segment contains:
- a CDS encoding serine hydrolase domain-containing protein has product MTPSTLLTTDDGLPPGMSGAADPHFATVVKKFAQQFPGRRFGGGALSVYVGGVPVVDVWTGWSDRAGTRPWTADTGAMVFSATKGLASTVIHRLADRGLLSYDDPVAEYWPEFAANGKDDITVRDVLRHRAGLSHLRGVTKTELMDHLAMEERLAAAPVDHLRGVQAYHALTYGWLLSGLARAVTGKGMRELIRQEVARPLNTDGLHLGRPPQGSPTTPAQILMPQKRIMRTPLLNFVAPRVANMRYSGALGAMYFPGIMSLMQGDTPFLDGEIPAANGVVTGRGLAKMYAVLANDGRVDGKKYLSKELARGLTGQARIKWPDANMVVPMPFHLGYHESPVPGLLRGFGHVGLGGTLGWADPEVGGSFGYVHNRLLTTRVFDMGSFAGLAGPLRSAMEAARQQGPVEVPQLGATYPKPGRRRTTVPATAASGD; this is encoded by the coding sequence ATGACACCGTCGACTCTGCTCACCACCGACGACGGCCTGCCCCCGGGTATGTCAGGGGCCGCGGACCCGCATTTCGCGACTGTGGTCAAGAAGTTCGCCCAGCAGTTCCCGGGGCGACGGTTCGGCGGGGGAGCCCTGTCCGTCTACGTCGGCGGCGTTCCCGTCGTCGACGTGTGGACCGGGTGGTCGGACCGCGCCGGCACGCGGCCCTGGACCGCCGATACCGGCGCGATGGTGTTCTCGGCCACCAAAGGTCTCGCGTCGACGGTGATTCACCGGCTGGCCGACCGGGGCTTGCTGTCCTACGACGATCCGGTCGCCGAGTACTGGCCGGAGTTCGCGGCCAACGGTAAGGACGACATCACGGTTCGCGATGTGCTTCGGCACCGCGCCGGTCTGTCGCACCTGCGCGGCGTCACCAAGACAGAGTTGATGGATCACCTGGCCATGGAGGAGCGGCTGGCCGCCGCGCCCGTCGACCACCTGCGGGGCGTGCAGGCCTACCACGCGCTGACGTACGGCTGGCTGCTGTCCGGGCTGGCCCGGGCAGTCACGGGCAAAGGTATGCGCGAGCTGATCCGTCAGGAGGTCGCGCGCCCGCTCAACACCGATGGCCTGCATCTTGGCCGCCCACCCCAGGGCTCGCCGACCACACCCGCGCAGATCCTGATGCCGCAGAAAAGAATTATGCGGACCCCGCTACTCAACTTCGTCGCCCCGAGGGTGGCCAACATGCGGTACTCCGGGGCGCTGGGCGCGATGTACTTTCCCGGGATCATGTCCCTGATGCAGGGGGACACCCCGTTCCTGGACGGCGAGATTCCCGCGGCCAACGGCGTGGTCACCGGCCGCGGTCTGGCCAAGATGTATGCGGTGCTGGCCAACGACGGCCGCGTCGACGGCAAGAAGTACCTGTCCAAGGAGTTGGCGCGGGGGCTGACCGGGCAGGCGCGAATCAAGTGGCCGGACGCAAACATGGTGGTGCCCATGCCTTTTCACCTCGGCTACCACGAATCGCCGGTGCCCGGTCTGTTGCGCGGGTTCGGGCACGTGGGTCTGGGCGGGACGCTCGGCTGGGCAGACCCGGAGGTGGGCGGCTCGTTCGGATACGTCCACAACCGGCTGTTGACGACGCGGGTGTTCGACATGGGATCGTTCGCGGGCTTGGCAGGTCCGCTGCGCTCCGCGATGGAGGCCGCCCGTCAGCAGGGTCCGGTCGAGGTGCCACAACTCGGTGCGACCTACCCCAAGCCCGGCCGGCGACGGACGACCGTGCCGGCCACGGCTGCTTCCGGGGACTAG
- a CDS encoding PPOX class F420-dependent oxidoreductase — protein MAPSFQDVIQSKYLLLTTFTKDGRPKPTPIWGVPEGDKLLVITDDGSWKTKRINNTPRVTIGKSGVLGKPKSEEVEGIARVLPKSETRRVYNAVLKRYWYHAPWFYAHSIVRGGIDKVHVGLEIKPGV, from the coding sequence GTGGCCCCGAGTTTTCAGGACGTGATCCAGTCCAAGTACCTGCTGCTGACCACCTTCACCAAGGACGGCCGTCCCAAGCCCACGCCGATCTGGGGGGTGCCCGAGGGCGACAAGCTTCTGGTCATCACCGACGACGGGTCGTGGAAGACCAAGCGGATCAACAACACGCCCAGGGTGACGATCGGCAAGAGCGGCGTGTTGGGCAAACCCAAAAGTGAAGAAGTCGAGGGCATTGCCCGCGTCCTGCCGAAGTCGGAGACGCGGCGCGTCTACAACGCCGTGCTCAAGCGGTACTGGTACCACGCCCCGTGGTTCTACGCGCACTCGATCGTGCGCGGCGGCATCGACAAGGTGCACGTCGGCCTCGAGATCAAACCCGGCGTCTAG
- a CDS encoding SDR family NAD(P)-dependent oxidoreductase — translation MRVLITGGTGFVGGWTAKAIADAGHSVRFLVRNPDRLQTSVAQLGVDVSDFAVGDIIDRVSVRKALQECDAVVHSAALVATDPRQTNEMLTTNMQGAQNVLGQAVELGLDPIVHVSSFTALFHPGLETMTADLPVVGGADGYGTSKAQVDIYARGLQDAGAPVNITYPGMVLGPPVGKQYGEVGEGVKAALQMHVIPGRSGGWLIVDVRDLAALHAALLEPGRGPRRYTAGGHRVPPSELAELLGQAADTTMVAVPIPDTALRVAGAVLDRAGRFLPFDTPFTAAGMQYYTQIPASDDSPSEKELGITYRDPRETVADTIDALRRAGG, via the coding sequence GTGCGAGTTCTGATAACGGGCGGTACTGGATTTGTGGGCGGGTGGACTGCAAAAGCCATCGCCGACGCGGGGCACTCGGTTCGATTTCTGGTGCGCAATCCCGATCGGCTGCAGACCTCGGTCGCCCAGCTGGGCGTCGACGTGTCGGACTTCGCCGTGGGCGACATCATCGATCGCGTCTCGGTGCGGAAAGCGCTGCAGGAATGCGACGCCGTCGTGCACAGCGCCGCTCTGGTGGCCACCGATCCGCGGCAGACCAACGAGATGCTGACCACCAATATGCAGGGCGCACAAAACGTGCTCGGCCAGGCGGTTGAACTCGGTCTGGACCCGATCGTGCACGTGTCGAGCTTCACCGCGCTGTTTCATCCCGGCCTGGAGACGATGACAGCGGATCTTCCGGTGGTCGGCGGCGCCGACGGCTACGGAACATCCAAGGCCCAGGTCGACATCTACGCGCGCGGCCTGCAGGACGCCGGCGCACCGGTGAACATCACCTATCCGGGCATGGTGCTGGGGCCGCCGGTCGGCAAGCAATACGGCGAGGTCGGTGAGGGTGTCAAAGCGGCGTTGCAGATGCACGTGATCCCCGGGCGCAGCGGAGGCTGGCTGATCGTCGACGTCCGCGATCTGGCCGCGCTGCACGCCGCGCTGTTGGAGCCCGGCCGCGGGCCGCGCCGCTACACCGCCGGCGGACACCGGGTCCCACCGTCCGAACTCGCGGAGTTGCTCGGCCAAGCCGCCGACACCACGATGGTCGCCGTTCCGATTCCCGACACCGCGCTGCGGGTCGCGGGAGCGGTTCTGGATAGGGCGGGGCGGTTCCTCCCCTTCGATACACCGTTCACCGCGGCCGGGATGCAGTACTACACCCAGATCCCGGCATCCGATGATTCGCCCAGCGAGAAAGAGCTCGGCATCACCTATCGGGACCCGCGCGAAACCGTGGCCGACACGATCGACGCGTTGCGGCGCGCCGGCGGCTAG
- a CDS encoding CsbD family protein, whose amino-acid sequence MSTEDKIKNKVEDLGGQAKEAIGKVTGDDDTKNEGRGDQAKSSLKDAGEKVKDAFKK is encoded by the coding sequence ATGAGCACCGAAGACAAGATCAAGAACAAAGTCGAGGATCTCGGCGGACAGGCGAAGGAAGCCATCGGTAAGGTCACGGGCGACGACGACACCAAGAACGAGGGCCGCGGAGATCAGGCCAAGTCCAGCCTGAAGGATGCCGGCGAAAAGGTGAAGGACGCCTTCAAGAAATAG
- a CDS encoding UBP-type zinc finger domain-containing protein has protein sequence MSDQTGIDTTVAPSGAGCVECAQHQGWWFHLRRCAQCGHIGCCDQSPGQHATAHAETAKHPLIASFEPGEDWFYDYRDQQFYDGPALAPPRHHPLDQSVPGPAERLPADWQRRLH, from the coding sequence GTGAGCGATCAGACCGGCATCGACACCACCGTCGCGCCCAGCGGGGCCGGCTGTGTGGAGTGCGCGCAACACCAGGGCTGGTGGTTTCACCTGCGCCGGTGCGCCCAATGCGGTCACATCGGCTGTTGTGACCAATCGCCGGGCCAGCACGCCACTGCCCACGCCGAAACCGCCAAACATCCGCTGATCGCCAGTTTCGAACCCGGCGAGGATTGGTTCTACGACTACCGGGACCAACAGTTCTACGACGGCCCGGCGCTTGCCCCGCCGCGACATCATCCGCTTGACCAGTCGGTGCCAGGACCCGCCGAGCGCCTCCCCGCCGACTGGCAACGCCGGCTGCATTGA
- a CDS encoding DoxX family protein, translated as MTLPDAVKPPPTRLLAAPDQSAGRLWKWLSNPPTGGPAAIILIRLMAGGVFLWEGILKFVYHNQGGGRFALIGIPFPETMATFVALLEIVGGILLISGLFTRLITVPFIVEMLVAMLSTKIAMYLGTSPLPLPPAPPKTGLWAVLHEIRSEYAQLMSVAFLLIVGPGPWSMDALLGRKRRGVASARL; from the coding sequence ATGACCTTGCCCGACGCTGTGAAACCACCGCCAACGCGCCTACTCGCTGCGCCCGATCAATCGGCGGGCAGACTTTGGAAGTGGCTCAGCAATCCGCCGACCGGTGGGCCCGCGGCGATCATTCTGATCCGTCTGATGGCCGGAGGCGTGTTCTTGTGGGAGGGCATCCTCAAGTTCGTCTACCACAATCAGGGTGGCGGACGATTCGCCCTGATCGGCATTCCCTTCCCGGAGACGATGGCGACGTTTGTCGCGCTGCTCGAGATCGTGGGCGGCATCCTGTTGATCTCCGGCCTTTTCACCCGGCTGATCACGGTGCCGTTCATCGTCGAAATGTTGGTGGCGATGCTGTCGACGAAGATCGCGATGTACCTCGGAACCTCACCCTTGCCTTTACCGCCGGCTCCGCCTAAGACTGGCCTATGGGCGGTATTGCACGAGATCCGCTCGGAGTATGCGCAGCTGATGAGCGTCGCCTTCTTGCTGATCGTGGGGCCGGGGCCGTGGTCGATGGATGCGCTGCTGGGGCGAAAGCGGCGCGGGGTCGCCAGCGCGCGTTTGTAG
- a CDS encoding cutinase family protein, producing the protein MATAVLVSGDAPPASADCPDVEVVFARGTSEPPGVGGIGSGFVDALRGQLGSRNLTVYPVNYPASSDFGSPDFAATFIDGIRDASSHIESMAANCPKTREVLGGFSQGAAVAGFVTSSAVPNGVPAASVPSPMPPDVAKHIAAVTLFGTPSNQFLEHYGAPAIAIGPLYQGKTLQLCAPGDPICGNGTDAAAHGSYVVNGMTGQAASYVTSHL; encoded by the coding sequence ATGGCGACTGCGGTGCTGGTCAGCGGCGATGCCCCGCCGGCAAGCGCCGACTGTCCCGACGTCGAGGTGGTGTTTGCGCGCGGTACCAGCGAGCCGCCGGGTGTCGGCGGCATCGGTTCGGGTTTCGTCGATGCGCTGCGCGGGCAGCTCGGCAGCCGGAACCTCACGGTGTATCCGGTGAACTATCCGGCCAGCAGCGACTTCGGCAGCCCCGATTTCGCCGCTACGTTCATCGACGGGATTCGTGACGCCAGCTCGCACATCGAGTCGATGGCGGCGAACTGCCCCAAGACCCGGGAAGTGCTGGGCGGTTTCTCGCAGGGCGCGGCCGTGGCCGGTTTCGTCACTTCGTCGGCCGTGCCCAACGGCGTCCCGGCTGCTTCGGTGCCGTCGCCGATGCCACCTGACGTCGCCAAGCACATCGCCGCCGTCACCCTGTTCGGCACACCGTCGAATCAATTCCTCGAGCATTACGGCGCGCCGGCGATCGCCATCGGCCCGCTGTATCAGGGCAAGACGCTGCAACTGTGCGCTCCCGGCGATCCGATCTGCGGCAACGGCACCGACGCCGCGGCTCACGGTTCGTATGTCGTGAACGGCATGACGGGCCAAGCCGCGAGTTACGTCACCAGTCATCTGTAG
- a CDS encoding nitroreductase family deazaflavin-dependent oxidoreductase: MSLPFVDPQRRSTVFTRTMTKFARSAPGKFLAQHIAANTDPWLMRVSRGNVSWGMFAVPSATLKMTGAKTGQPREAQISYFHDGGDVIAVASNFGGSTHPNWYYNLKAHPECELGGDSFVATEVTDPVEHTRLYELAECSYPGYGDYRAATAAVGRRIPVFRLAPR, encoded by the coding sequence ATGTCACTGCCGTTCGTCGACCCGCAGCGCCGCAGCACGGTGTTCACCCGCACCATGACAAAGTTCGCGCGCAGTGCGCCGGGAAAGTTTCTCGCACAGCACATTGCCGCGAACACCGATCCGTGGCTGATGCGGGTGTCCCGCGGCAACGTGTCCTGGGGGATGTTTGCTGTACCGTCGGCGACGTTGAAAATGACCGGCGCCAAAACCGGTCAGCCGCGTGAGGCCCAAATCTCCTACTTCCACGACGGCGGCGACGTGATCGCGGTCGCCTCCAACTTCGGCGGCAGCACGCACCCGAATTGGTATTACAACCTCAAAGCGCATCCCGAGTGTGAATTGGGTGGGGACAGCTTCGTGGCCACCGAGGTCACCGATCCCGTCGAGCACACGCGGCTTTACGAGCTCGCCGAATGTTCCTACCCCGGCTACGGCGATTACCGCGCCGCGACGGCGGCGGTCGGCCGCCGTATTCCGGTATTCCGGCTCGCTCCGCGGTAG